The Roseibaca calidilacus genome has a window encoding:
- a CDS encoding glycine zipper 2TM domain-containing protein: MTKFASIAILAASVALAGCQMTSNEREIASGVMGAAGGLAVASLLGGNTNWKILGTVAGAAAGTLLARNTETGTCAYARGDGTYYEAACP, translated from the coding sequence ATGACAAAATTCGCAAGCATAGCCATTCTGGCCGCTTCCGTGGCCCTTGCGGGCTGCCAGATGACCTCGAACGAGCGTGAGATCGCAAGTGGCGTGATGGGCGCAGCCGGCGGCTTGGCCGTGGCCAGCCTTTTGGGCGGCAACACCAATTGGAAGATCTTGGGCACTGTTGCGGGTGCCGCAGCAGGCACCTTGCTGGCGCGCAACACCGAAACCGGCACCTGTGCCTATGCACGCGGCGACGGCACCTATTACGAGGCAGCCTGCCCGTAA
- a CDS encoding DUF3553 domain-containing protein produces the protein MSHHILEPGMFVRSPAHPDWGLGQVQSRVGDMVTVNFAETGKQVINAAIIPLEVVWSLSDEG, from the coding sequence ATGTCGCATCATATTTTAGAGCCTGGTATGTTCGTGCGCAGTCCGGCCCATCCCGATTGGGGGCTGGGGCAGGTCCAATCACGGGTGGGTGATATGGTCACGGTCAATTTCGCAGAGACTGGCAAACAGGTCATTAACGCAGCCATAATTCCACTAGAAGTAGTTTGGAGCCTTTCGGATGAAGGATAG
- a CDS encoding histidine phosphotransferase family protein — MMRHCNLSPSAQDEGQPVSAPDLPALIAARICHDLISPLGAIGNGVELLELSETTAGPELALVRDSVQQAQTRIRLFRIAFGNVGADQTIGAEELRTVLRDYSAQLRFELDWPPQPYQPKPLVKLGLLALLCIETALPHGGQAQFRLSQEGLHIVAQSDRLKLDDGLWSALGGTVPWPDSLRAAHVQFPALAQSVAAAHLTLRVRTEPDSINLQISAD, encoded by the coding sequence ATGATGCGACATTGCAATCTGTCTCCCAGCGCCCAAGACGAAGGGCAACCAGTTTCGGCACCCGACCTGCCCGCGCTGATCGCAGCGCGAATCTGTCATGACCTTATCAGCCCCTTGGGGGCCATAGGCAATGGGGTGGAACTGCTGGAATTGTCCGAAACAACCGCAGGGCCAGAGCTTGCGCTGGTGCGTGACAGTGTGCAACAGGCGCAAACCCGCATACGGCTGTTCCGCATTGCCTTTGGCAACGTCGGCGCCGATCAGACAATCGGGGCCGAAGAACTGCGCACGGTTTTGCGGGATTACAGCGCACAGCTTCGGTTCGAGCTGGATTGGCCGCCACAGCCATACCAACCCAAACCGCTGGTCAAACTGGGGCTGCTGGCGTTGCTATGTATAGAAACCGCGCTGCCGCATGGGGGGCAAGCCCAGTTTCGTCTGTCACAAGAGGGGCTGCATATCGTGGCGCAAAGCGACCGGTTGAAACTGGATGATGGGCTATGGTCCGCCCTTGGCGGAACCGTGCCATGGCCGGACAGTCTGCGGGCAGCCCATGTCCAGTTCCCGGCGCTGGCGCAAAGCGTCGCAGCCGCGCATTTGACCCTGCGAGTCCGAACGGAACCAGACAGCATAAACTTGCAGATAAGCGCCGATTGA
- the gap gene encoding type I glyceraldehyde-3-phosphate dehydrogenase: MTITIGINGFGRIGRCTLAHIAESARNDVEVVKINATGPIETNAHLLKYDSVHGRFPGSIRVEGDTLDLGRGPIKVMSTYDPQELDWEGVDVVLECTGQFNARDKAAVHLDRGASRVLVSAPAKNADATIVYGVNHRSLLSEHLVVSNGSCTTNCLAPLAKVLNDAIGIEAGIMTTVHSYTGDQPTLDRRHKDLYRARAAAMAMIPTSTGAAKALGEVLPELAGKLDGTALRVPTPNVSAVDLTFQAGRDVTVAEVNDIVRKAAEGSMGAVLAYDPEPKVSIDFNHTPHSSIFAPDQTKVVGGRTVRVLAWYDNEWGFSCRMADVAAAMGRLIH; the protein is encoded by the coding sequence ATGACCATCACCATCGGGATCAATGGCTTTGGGCGCATCGGGCGCTGCACGCTTGCACATATCGCCGAAAGCGCGCGCAACGATGTCGAGGTGGTGAAGATCAACGCCACCGGCCCGATCGAAACCAACGCGCATCTGCTGAAATACGACAGCGTGCATGGCCGCTTCCCCGGCAGTATCCGGGTCGAGGGAGACACGCTGGATCTGGGTCGTGGCCCGATCAAGGTTATGTCCACCTACGACCCGCAGGAACTGGACTGGGAAGGCGTGGACGTGGTGCTGGAATGCACCGGCCAGTTCAACGCGCGCGACAAGGCTGCCGTGCATCTGGACCGTGGGGCCAGCCGGGTTCTGGTGTCTGCCCCGGCCAAGAACGCGGATGCGACCATCGTTTACGGGGTGAACCACCGCAGCTTGCTGAGCGAGCATCTGGTTGTGTCCAACGGTTCTTGCACCACGAACTGTCTGGCACCGCTGGCAAAGGTTTTGAATGACGCCATCGGGATAGAGGCGGGCATCATGACCACGGTGCACAGCTACACGGGCGATCAGCCAACGCTGGACCGCCGCCACAAGGATCTGTATCGCGCCCGTGCCGCCGCCATGGCGATGATCCCCACCTCGACCGGTGCGGCGAAAGCGCTTGGCGAGGTGCTGCCGGAACTGGCGGGCAAGCTAGACGGCACCGCTTTGCGCGTGCCGACCCCCAATGTCAGCGCCGTGGACCTGACCTTTCAGGCCGGTCGCGATGTGACCGTGGCAGAAGTGAACGACATCGTGCGCAAAGCCGCCGAAGGGTCCATGGGCGCGGTTCTGGCCTATGACCCGGAACCGAAAGTCTCGATCGACTTCAACCACACCCCGCATTCCTCCATCTTCGCGCCCGACCAGACCAAGGTTGTTGGCGGTCGCACCGTGCGCGTGCTGGCATGGTATGACAATGAATGGGGCTTTTCGTGCCGCATGGCCGATGTCGCCGCCGCGATGGGGCGGTTGATCCACTAA
- the mfd gene encoding transcription-repair coupling factor produces the protein MTNAPSRIIMGGAPEGYDATLLKRELARGGDALIHVARDDKRAEAMAQALAFAAPELTVLRFPAWDCLPFDRVSPNPDISAARMATLAALAHGVPGQFIVLTTLSAAMQCVPATAVVAGASFQATVGHRLDESALRDWLVRMGFSQAPTVSEPGDYAIRGGIFDIYPPGESGPVRLDLFGDVLDGARRFDPATQRSLEKLQRVEFAPVSEIILDPPAITRFRQNYRVEFGAVGNDDPLYEAVSAGRKHQGMEHWLPFFHAKMATLFDYLPSAALMLDEGLDALRAARWDSIADQYDARREAMGAKGRMDTVYKPCPPELLYLDGAAWDAALSPRRVIRLQAAPAAPGPGVLDAGGRMGRSFAPERQSGANVFDALAAHIAARRKAGAVVLASHSEGARERLRGLLEDHGAGAAEDIATLRDMQAKPNGLYLTIWPLEAGFEAPELTVISEQDVLGDRLVSRKSRRKRAENFLTEAQTLSPGDLIVHVDHGVGRYTGLETITAMGAPHECIALEYAGGDRLFLPVENIELLSRYGHEEGLLDKLGGGAWQAKKAKLKQRIREIADKLIRIAAERQLRRAPEFTAPDGLWDEFLARFPYAETDDQLNAIADVVSDFESGRPMDRLVVGDVGFGKTEVAMRAAFIAAMSGVQVAVIAPTTLLARQHYKTFADRFRGFPVNVRPLSRFVSAKEASATREGINKGTVDIVIGTHALLAKSVKFANLGLLVIDEEQHFGVSHKERLKELRSDIHVLTLTATPIPRTLQLSLTGVRDLSIIQTPPVDRLAIRTYVSEFDTLTLREAILREHYRGGQTFFVTPRIADLPELEEFLRTHVPEVSFVTANGQMAAGDLDERMNAFYDGKYDVLLATSIVESGLDIPRANTMIVHRADMFGLAQLYQIRGRVGRSKTRAYCFLTTKPRLPLTPQAERRLKLLASLDSLGAGFNLASHDMDQRGAGNILGEEQSGHIKEVGYELYQQMLEETISKIRSGEIASVDDLDGQWAPQINLGVPVLIPEPYVPDLDVRLGLYRRLSALTSKVELEGFAAELIDRFGKLPREVNTLLAVMRIKAECKRACIAKFECGPKGATIQFHNDKFPNPAGLVAFVQDQKGLAKIRDNKIVVKRDWSTEKERVRGAFAIARDLALKAGG, from the coding sequence ATGACCAATGCCCCTTCCCGGATAATCATGGGCGGCGCGCCCGAAGGCTATGATGCCACCTTGCTGAAACGCGAACTGGCCCGCGGCGGCGATGCCCTGATCCATGTCGCGCGCGATGACAAGCGGGCAGAGGCGATGGCTCAGGCGCTGGCCTTTGCCGCGCCCGAATTGACGGTGTTGCGCTTTCCGGCATGGGACTGCCTGCCATTTGACCGGGTCTCGCCCAATCCCGACATATCGGCGGCGCGTATGGCCACGCTGGCGGCATTGGCGCATGGCGTTCCGGGGCAGTTCATCGTGCTCACGACATTGTCGGCGGCCATGCAATGTGTTCCCGCAACAGCGGTCGTGGCGGGGGCGTCGTTTCAGGCAACTGTCGGCCACCGGCTGGATGAAAGCGCCTTGCGCGACTGGCTGGTGCGGATGGGGTTTTCGCAAGCGCCCACGGTGTCCGAACCCGGCGACTATGCCATACGCGGCGGGATTTTCGACATCTACCCGCCGGGCGAATCCGGCCCGGTGCGACTAGACCTGTTCGGCGATGTGCTGGATGGCGCGCGCCGCTTCGACCCGGCCACGCAGCGCAGCCTTGAAAAACTGCAAAGGGTGGAATTCGCGCCGGTGTCAGAGATCATCCTCGACCCGCCCGCGATCACCCGCTTCCGGCAGAATTACCGGGTGGAATTCGGCGCGGTGGGCAATGACGACCCGCTTTATGAAGCTGTCAGCGCGGGCCGCAAGCATCAGGGCATGGAACATTGGCTGCCTTTCTTCCACGCAAAAATGGCAACCTTGTTCGACTATCTGCCCAGCGCCGCGTTGATGCTGGACGAGGGGCTGGATGCGCTGCGCGCCGCGCGTTGGGACAGCATTGCAGACCAATATGATGCCCGCCGCGAGGCGATGGGCGCAAAAGGCCGGATGGATACGGTCTACAAGCCCTGTCCTCCGGAATTGCTGTATCTGGATGGGGCGGCATGGGATGCGGCCCTGTCCCCGCGCCGCGTGATCCGCCTGCAAGCGGCACCCGCCGCGCCGGGGCCGGGCGTGCTGGATGCAGGCGGGCGCATGGGGCGCAGTTTTGCCCCGGAACGCCAGTCGGGCGCCAATGTGTTCGATGCTTTGGCCGCCCATATCGCCGCGCGGCGCAAGGCGGGGGCGGTGGTTTTGGCCAGCCACTCGGAAGGGGCGCGCGAACGGTTGCGCGGCCTGCTGGAAGACCATGGCGCGGGCGCAGCCGAAGATATCGCTACCTTGCGCGATATGCAGGCCAAGCCAAACGGGCTGTATCTGACCATCTGGCCGCTGGAAGCCGGGTTTGAAGCGCCCGAACTGACTGTGATTTCTGAACAGGACGTTTTGGGTGACCGGCTTGTCAGCCGCAAGTCACGCCGCAAACGGGCCGAGAATTTCCTGACCGAAGCGCAGACCCTTAGCCCCGGCGACCTGATCGTGCATGTTGACCATGGCGTGGGCCGCTACACGGGGTTGGAAACCATCACCGCCATGGGGGCGCCGCATGAATGTATCGCGCTGGAATATGCCGGTGGCGACCGGTTGTTCCTGCCTGTGGAAAACATCGAACTTCTGTCGCGCTATGGGCATGAAGAAGGCTTGCTTGACAAGCTGGGCGGCGGCGCGTGGCAGGCCAAGAAAGCCAAGCTGAAGCAGCGCATCCGCGAGATTGCCGACAAGCTGATCCGCATTGCCGCCGAACGCCAGTTGCGCCGCGCGCCCGAATTCACCGCGCCCGACGGGCTGTGGGACGAATTTCTTGCGCGGTTCCCCTATGCCGAAACCGATGACCAGTTGAACGCCATTGCCGATGTGGTGTCGGATTTCGAATCTGGCCGCCCGATGGACCGGCTGGTGGTGGGCGATGTGGGCTTTGGCAAAACCGAAGTCGCCATGCGCGCGGCGTTCATTGCCGCCATGTCGGGGGTGCAGGTGGCGGTTATCGCGCCCACCACGCTGCTCGCGCGGCAACATTACAAAACCTTCGCCGACCGGTTCCGGGGCTTTCCGGTCAATGTGCGGCCCTTGTCGCGCTTTGTCTCTGCCAAAGAGGCCAGCGCCACGCGCGAGGGGATCAACAAGGGCACGGTCGATATTGTCATCGGCACCCATGCGTTGCTGGCGAAATCGGTGAAATTCGCCAATCTGGGTTTGCTGGTCATTGATGAGGAACAGCATTTCGGTGTCAGCCACAAAGAACGGTTGAAGGAATTGCGCAGCGACATTCATGTGCTGACGCTGACCGCCACGCCCATCCCGCGCACGCTGCAACTGTCGCTGACGGGGGTGCGCGATCTGTCCATCATCCAGACCCCGCCGGTCGACCGCTTGGCGATCCGCACCTATGTATCGGAATTCGACACGCTGACCCTGCGCGAAGCGATCCTGCGCGAACATTACCGCGGCGGGCAGACATTCTTCGTGACCCCGCGCATTGCCGATTTGCCGGAATTGGAAGAGTTCCTGCGCACCCATGTGCCCGAAGTCAGCTTCGTCACCGCAAATGGCCAGATGGCGGCGGGCGATCTGGATGAGCGGATGAACGCCTTTTACGATGGCAAATATGACGTGCTTCTGGCCACCAGCATCGTCGAGTCGGGGCTGGATATTCCGCGCGCCAACACCATGATCGTGCACCGCGCCGACATGTTCGGGCTGGCGCAGCTATACCAGATACGCGGGCGCGTGGGCCGCTCCAAGACCCGCGCCTATTGCTTTTTGACAACCAAGCCGCGCCTGCCGCTGACACCGCAGGCCGAGCGGCGGCTGAAGCTGCTGGCCAGCCTTGACAGCCTTGGCGCCGGGTTCAACCTTGCCAGCCATGACATGGACCAGCGCGGCGCCGGGAATATTCTGGGCGAGGAACAATCAGGCCATATCAAGGAAGTCGGCTACGAGCTGTATCAGCAGATGCTGGAGGAAACGATTTCCAAGATCCGCTCGGGTGAGATTGCCTCGGTCGATGATCTGGATGGGCAATGGGCGCCGCAGATCAACCTTGGCGTGCCGGTGCTGATCCCCGAACCCTATGTGCCCGATCTAGATGTGCGCCTTGGGCTTTACCGTCGCCTGTCAGCCCTGACCAGCAAGGTCGAGCTGGAAGGCTTTGCCGCCGAATTGATCGACCGTTTCGGCAAATTGCCGCGCGAAGTGAACACGCTGCTTGCGGTCATGCGCATCAAGGCCGAATGCAAGCGCGCCTGCATTGCCAAGTTCGAATGCGGTCCGAAGGGTGCGACGATCCAGTTCCATAACGACAAGTTTCCCAACCCCGCAGGTCTGGTCGCCTTCGTGCAGGACCAGAAGGGTCTGGCCAAGATTCGCGACAACAAGATCGTGGTCAAGCGCGACTGGTCCACCGAGAAAGAGCGCGTGCGCGGGGCGTTCGCCATTGCCCGCGATTTGGCGCTTAAGGCGGGCGGCTAG
- a CDS encoding lysophospholipid acyltransferase family protein encodes MSTWDSHIPPPDMGLTPRQRARAMLRFALLALGLVPALLALGLARAAETVIHSGARRFTPRVVQGYCRFLLWVIGLRSDCRGTVMAGDGALVANHASWLDIFVLNARAPVQFVAKAEVAGWPGIGLLARLAGTVFIRRDRRDATAQTRLLAAEFRRGHRLVFFPEGTSTDSTLVLPFKATLFQAFLAPDMPRDMAVQPVSLRYHAPDGADPRFYGWWGGMDFARHFLRVLGQARQGHVTVLCHAPIFCTPGTTRKALALQAEAAVQTGFNAG; translated from the coding sequence ATGAGCACTTGGGACTCGCACATCCCCCCGCCCGATATGGGGCTGACCCCGCGTCAGCGCGCACGCGCGATGCTGCGCTTCGCGCTGCTGGCGCTGGGGCTGGTGCCGGCCTTGCTGGCTTTAGGCCTTGCCCGCGCGGCAGAGACCGTCATCCATTCCGGGGCGCGCCGCTTCACGCCGCGTGTAGTGCAGGGCTATTGCCGCTTCTTGCTATGGGTCATCGGGCTGCGCAGCGATTGTCGCGGCACGGTCATGGCGGGGGATGGCGCTTTGGTCGCCAATCATGCGTCATGGCTGGATATTTTCGTGCTGAATGCGCGCGCGCCGGTGCAATTCGTGGCCAAGGCAGAGGTCGCGGGCTGGCCCGGTATCGGTTTGCTTGCCCGGCTAGCGGGGACCGTTTTCATCCGCCGCGACAGGCGCGATGCGACCGCCCAGACTCGTCTGCTGGCGGCAGAGTTCCGGCGTGGGCACCGGCTGGTGTTCTTCCCCGAAGGCACCAGCACCGACAGCACCTTGGTGCTGCCGTTCAAGGCCACGTTGTTTCAGGCTTTTCTGGCACCCGACATGCCGCGCGATATGGCCGTGCAGCCCGTATCGTTGCGCTACCACGCGCCTGACGGGGCCGACCCGCGTTTTTACGGCTGGTGGGGTGGGATGGATTTTGCACGCCATTTCCTGCGCGTGCTGGGGCAGGCCCGCCAAGGGCATGTGACGGTTCTGTGCCATGCCCCGATCTTTTGCACGCCCGGCACAACCCGCAAGGCCTTGGCCCTGCAAGCCGAGGCCGCCGTGCAGACCGGGTTCAACGCGGGCTAG
- a CDS encoding GNAT family N-acetyltransferase, protein MGAGADSRIRSGSLTTRLATSPADLRAAQALRYRVFVDELGGDGPFVDHDAALEKDAFDPYFDHLLLIDKDRDGQVVGVYRLLPWDRLGPDGRFYCDGEFDLTVLRRSGKRMLELGRSCVDPAYRGGLAMMLMWQAVAAYAMDRGAEILFGAASFPGTDLSGLAQPLSWLHHTHLAPANLRVNSIPCRLEYLVPLGQLNMRAAQRAIPPLIRSYLRLGAYIGEGAFVDRAFNTTDVCIILDAARLSAQAQTLIRRAP, encoded by the coding sequence ATGGGGGCAGGGGCAGATTCGCGGATACGCTCGGGCAGCTTGACGACGCGGCTGGCGACCAGCCCGGCGGATCTGCGCGCCGCGCAAGCTTTGCGCTACCGTGTTTTCGTGGATGAACTGGGCGGTGACGGGCCTTTTGTGGACCATGATGCCGCGCTGGAGAAAGACGCGTTCGACCCGTATTTCGACCATCTGCTGCTGATTGACAAAGACCGCGACGGGCAGGTCGTGGGGGTGTATCGCCTGTTACCATGGGACCGTCTTGGGCCGGATGGTCGGTTTTATTGCGACGGGGAATTTGACCTGACGGTGCTGCGCCGCTCTGGCAAGCGGATGCTGGAACTGGGGCGTTCTTGTGTGGACCCGGCTTATCGCGGCGGGCTTGCGATGATGCTGATGTGGCAGGCCGTTGCCGCCTATGCCATGGACCGCGGGGCCGAGATTCTGTTCGGGGCGGCCAGCTTTCCCGGAACGGACCTGTCTGGCTTGGCGCAACCGCTCAGTTGGCTGCACCATACGCATCTTGCTCCGGCGAATTTGCGGGTGAACTCAATACCCTGCAGGCTGGAATATCTTGTTCCGCTAGGGCAACTAAATATGCGCGCGGCGCAACGCGCAATCCCGCCGCTGATCCGGAGCTACCTGCGCCTTGGCGCTTATATCGGAGAGGGCGCTTTCGTGGACCGTGCGTTCAACACGACCGATGTGTGCATCATTCTAGATGCCGCGCGTCTTAGCGCGCAAGCGCAGACCCTGATCCGGCGCGCGCCATGA
- a CDS encoding NADPH-dependent FMN reductase translates to MSELTLMGLCGSLRADSFNRKLMHAAARSFGPAQFVEGDLNLPLFNEDVEAQGMPEAVTRLKEQVKAADAVVIACPEYNKAPPGVLKNALDWISRGGQPWTGKPVALVSAAGGRAGGERTQFALRLMMVPFRPLILQGPEVLVASPKDHFDTQGALITETYQKLLDELMASLRAAAEGRRA, encoded by the coding sequence ATGAGTGAATTGACCCTGATGGGCCTGTGCGGATCGTTGCGGGCCGACAGCTTCAACCGCAAACTGATGCATGCGGCAGCCAGATCGTTCGGGCCTGCGCAATTTGTCGAAGGCGATCTGAACCTGCCGCTGTTCAACGAAGATGTGGAAGCGCAAGGGATGCCCGAAGCTGTCACCCGCCTGAAAGAGCAGGTCAAGGCCGCCGATGCCGTTGTGATCGCCTGCCCCGAATACAACAAGGCCCCACCGGGTGTGCTGAAAAACGCGCTCGACTGGATCAGCCGGGGTGGTCAGCCATGGACCGGCAAGCCGGTGGCGCTTGTTTCCGCCGCTGGGGGCCGCGCAGGCGGCGAGCGCACGCAATTTGCGCTGCGCCTGATGATGGTGCCGTTTCGTCCGCTGATCCTGCAAGGGCCGGAAGTTCTGGTCGCCAGCCCCAAGGACCATTTCGACACACAAGGCGCATTGATAACCGAAACCTACCAAAAGCTGCTGGATGAATTGATGGCCAGCTTGCGTGCGGCGGCAGAAGGGCGGCGCGCCTAG
- a CDS encoding thiamine pyrophosphate-binding protein, producing MTLRHGGQILVDQLKAQGVRRVFSVPGESFLAALDGLHESGIENIVCRHEGGAVMMAEAHAKLTGQPGVAFVTRGPGATNGSSGIHVAKQDSTPLILFVGQIDTRHRDREAFQEVDYRAVFGPLAKWAAEVDQTDRLPEYISRAFHVAQSGRPGPVVLALPENMLSARADVPDLPPVAPMPPSVCGEQIDAVLDMLCRAERPLVIAGGSVWSSQAAQDLARFAEGFGLPVCATFRRMDRIDNRHPNYAGDLSVGMNPKLGQRLRDADCLLVIGARLGDIATGSYQHVDPAAPGKAIIHIHPDPDELGRVFRPDLGLVAPAVDVLARLARRDAPARPDWSAWTKSARADYLDWITPRETPGDVKLEQVLSRLSDLLPDDAIVTNGAGNFAAFLHRYFRARAFPGNLAPTSGSMGYGFPASIAAKLEHPDRAVVCVAGDGDFQMTLNELSTARQYGANVVVIVCNNGQYGTIRMHQEKTYPGRVSGTQLFNPDYAALVQAYGGHGECVRATEEFAPALDRALNAGVPAVIELVLDPDALSPGLTIEGARALAKA from the coding sequence ATGACCCTACGCCATGGCGGACAGATTCTTGTGGACCAGTTGAAAGCGCAAGGCGTGCGGCGGGTGTTTTCCGTGCCAGGCGAAAGTTTTCTGGCGGCGCTGGACGGGCTGCACGAGTCGGGCATCGAGAACATCGTCTGCCGCCACGAAGGTGGGGCCGTGATGATGGCCGAAGCCCATGCCAAGCTGACCGGGCAGCCGGGCGTTGCCTTTGTCACGCGCGGGCCGGGGGCCACGAACGGGTCAAGCGGCATTCATGTGGCCAAGCAGGATTCGACGCCGCTTATCTTGTTCGTGGGGCAGATCGACACGCGCCACCGCGACCGCGAGGCATTCCAAGAGGTCGATTACCGCGCTGTATTCGGGCCGCTTGCCAAATGGGCGGCAGAAGTGGACCAGACCGACCGATTGCCCGAATATATCAGCCGTGCCTTTCATGTTGCGCAATCGGGCCGCCCCGGCCCGGTGGTGCTGGCGCTGCCCGAAAACATGCTATCGGCGCGCGCCGATGTGCCCGATTTGCCGCCCGTCGCCCCCATGCCGCCCTCTGTTTGCGGCGAGCAGATCGACGCGGTTCTGGACATGCTGTGCCGGGCCGAACGCCCCTTGGTTATCGCGGGCGGGTCGGTCTGGTCGTCGCAGGCGGCACAAGACTTGGCGCGCTTTGCCGAAGGGTTCGGCCTGCCGGTGTGTGCCACCTTCCGGCGGATGGACCGGATCGACAACCGCCACCCGAATTACGCGGGCGATTTGTCGGTTGGCATGAACCCAAAGCTTGGTCAGCGCCTGCGAGACGCTGATTGCCTGTTGGTCATTGGCGCGCGGCTGGGCGATATTGCGACAGGCAGTTACCAGCATGTTGACCCGGCAGCCCCCGGCAAGGCGATCATCCACATTCACCCCGACCCGGATGAGCTTGGCCGCGTGTTCCGCCCCGATCTGGGGCTGGTGGCACCCGCGGTCGATGTGCTGGCGCGGCTGGCCCGCCGCGACGCGCCCGCGCGGCCTGATTGGTCGGCATGGACCAAATCCGCGCGCGCCGACTATCTGGACTGGATCACCCCGCGCGAAACACCGGGCGATGTGAAGCTGGAACAGGTGCTCAGCCGTCTGTCCGACCTGCTGCCGGATGACGCGATCGTGACCAATGGCGCGGGCAATTTCGCGGCGTTTCTGCACCGCTATTTCCGCGCCCGGGCCTTTCCCGGCAATTTGGCGCCCACATCGGGGTCCATGGGGTATGGCTTTCCGGCCTCGATTGCGGCCAAGCTGGAACACCCCGACCGCGCCGTGGTCTGCGTGGCAGGCGATGGCGATTTCCAGATGACGTTGAACGAGCTGTCCACCGCGCGCCAATACGGGGCGAATGTGGTGGTGATCGTTTGCAACAATGGCCAATATGGCACGATCCGGATGCATCAGGAAAAGACTTATCCGGGGCGGGTGAGCGGCACGCAACTTTTTAACCCGGATTATGCGGCGCTGGTGCAGGCATACGGTGGGCATGGCGAATGCGTGCGTGCGACCGAGGAATTCGCGCCCGCATTGGACCGCGCGCTAAACGCCGGTGTGCCTGCGGTCATCGAATTGGTGCTGGACCCGGACGCGCTCTCGCCGGGGTTGACCATAGAAGGCGCGCGGGCCTTGGCGAAAGCCTAG